In Meiothermus ruber DSM 1279, the following proteins share a genomic window:
- a CDS encoding VOC family protein — protein sequence MGIAGVLETCVYAGDLEAARGFYQGLLGLELFAEQPGRHLFFRAGPGVFLVFNPQATQQETTLPPHGALGSVHVCFRVAAEELPGWAERLEAHGYPVTWAEWKAGPSLYVRDPAGNLVELAPAAIWGLPDGHLKPQ from the coding sequence ATGGGCATTGCAGGGGTGCTCGAGACCTGTGTCTACGCGGGCGACCTCGAGGCCGCCCGGGGCTTTTACCAGGGGTTGCTGGGCCTGGAGCTTTTCGCCGAGCAGCCGGGGCGGCATCTGTTTTTTCGGGCCGGGCCGGGGGTTTTTCTGGTCTTCAACCCCCAGGCCACCCAGCAGGAAACCACCCTGCCGCCGCATGGGGCCTTAGGCAGCGTGCACGTGTGTTTCCGGGTGGCCGCAGAGGAGCTGCCAGGCTGGGCGGAGCGCCTCGAGGCCCACGGCTACCCGGTCACCTGGGCCGAGTGGAAAGCCGGCCCCAGCCTGTACGTGCGCGACCCGGCCGGCAACCTGGTGGAGCTGGCTCCTGCCGCGATCTGGGGTCTGCCCGACGGCCACCTCAAACCCCAATGA
- a CDS encoding 5-formyltetrahydrofolate cyclo-ligase has product MTQGEVRELVWNALAQHRAATYPTPPHGHHPNFVGASRAAERLMGLRLWQLATVILAGPDQVLKPLREAALKSGKIVLMPHPDKAGRYLSLEGLLPHQLKRVREVAQLGKPIELKETTIDLVLVGSVAVDEQRHWIGKGYGFPYKDLQVAAPWVTLAHTLMIFDELPCPPERRVDLIATPHQIIGV; this is encoded by the coding sequence GTGACGCAAGGTGAAGTACGCGAACTGGTCTGGAACGCCCTGGCCCAGCACCGGGCCGCCACCTACCCCACCCCACCGCACGGGCATCATCCCAACTTTGTGGGGGCCAGCCGCGCCGCCGAGCGCCTGATGGGCCTCCGGCTGTGGCAGTTGGCGACGGTGATCCTGGCCGGGCCCGACCAGGTGCTCAAGCCGCTGCGCGAGGCCGCCCTGAAGTCCGGCAAAATCGTCCTCATGCCCCACCCCGACAAAGCCGGGCGGTACCTGAGCCTCGAGGGCCTCTTACCCCACCAACTCAAGCGGGTGCGGGAGGTGGCCCAGCTAGGCAAACCCATCGAGCTAAAAGAGACCACCATCGACCTGGTGCTGGTGGGGAGCGTGGCGGTGGACGAGCAGCGACACTGGATCGGCAAAGGCTATGGCTTCCCCTACAAAGACCTGCAGGTGGCCGCGCCCTGGGTTACCCTGGCCCACACCCTGATGATTTTTGATGAGCTGCCCTGCCCGCCCGAACGAAGGGTAGATCTGATCGCCACCCCCCATCAGATCATTGGGGTTTGA
- a CDS encoding serine hydrolase domain-containing protein, with translation MHRRTVLKGLASALLAGPSVLAQVAPDPSNPRHHQLAASYSAHHRGIALLVMVDGQILFEDYPGQGRPSRAHELASGTKSFSGVMAVAAVQDGLLSLEEPLAQTLTEWQDDPWRSQINLRQLLHLTSGIPGGNLARPPTYQAALETPAEAPPDTRFSYGPIPFQIFGELMRRKLKGDPLEYLTRRIFKPIGLEYAFWRRGPDGHPHLPSGAFLTARNWARFGELVRQGGRWQGRQVVDEALLQKCFEPSRVNPIYGLTWWLGRPISPAQRAAIGRVGREIDSLAGIPGLPDDLVIAAGAGDQRLYISRQLRLVVVRQAEGIVESLAGRRTGFSDAVFLRLLLTGQG, from the coding sequence ATGCACCGTCGCACCGTACTCAAAGGCCTGGCCTCGGCCCTGCTGGCCGGCCCCTCTGTGCTAGCGCAAGTCGCCCCCGACCCCAGCAACCCCCGCCACCACCAACTGGCCGCCTCGTACTCGGCCCATCACCGCGGCATCGCGCTGCTGGTGATGGTGGACGGCCAGATCCTGTTCGAGGATTATCCGGGCCAAGGCCGCCCCAGCCGCGCCCACGAACTGGCCAGCGGCACCAAAAGCTTCAGCGGCGTCATGGCCGTGGCCGCTGTGCAGGACGGCCTGCTTTCGCTGGAAGAACCCCTGGCCCAGACCCTGACCGAGTGGCAGGACGACCCCTGGCGTTCGCAAATCAACCTGCGCCAGCTCCTCCACCTCACCAGCGGCATTCCCGGCGGCAACCTGGCCCGCCCCCCCACCTACCAGGCCGCCCTCGAGACCCCCGCCGAGGCCCCGCCCGACACCCGTTTTTCCTACGGCCCCATCCCCTTTCAGATTTTTGGTGAGCTGATGCGCCGCAAGCTGAAGGGTGACCCCCTCGAGTACCTCACGCGCCGCATCTTCAAGCCCATTGGCCTGGAGTACGCCTTCTGGCGCCGGGGGCCCGACGGCCACCCCCACCTGCCCTCCGGGGCCTTTCTCACCGCCCGCAACTGGGCCCGGTTTGGCGAGCTGGTACGCCAGGGCGGGCGCTGGCAGGGCCGGCAGGTGGTGGACGAGGCTTTGCTGCAAAAGTGTTTTGAGCCCTCGAGGGTCAACCCCATCTACGGCCTGACCTGGTGGCTGGGACGGCCCATCAGCCCAGCCCAGCGCGCGGCCATTGGACGCGTAGGACGGGAGATCGACTCGCTGGCCGGTATCCCCGGCCTCCCCGACGACCTGGTCATCGCCGCTGGCGCGGGCGACCAGCGCCTCTACATCAGCCGCCAGCTCAGGCTGGTGGTGGTGCGGCAGGCCGAGGGCATTGTGGAAAGCCTGGCCGGGCGCCGAACCGGCTTCTCCGATGCGGTTTTTCTGCGCCTGCTCCTGACCGGGCAGGGTTAG
- a CDS encoding NAD(P)H-dependent oxidoreductase — MNVLIIYAHPNPSSFNATLRDLAVRTLSQAGHSILLSDLYTMRFNPVLSAQELQGDLQDIQPEIEKVRRADLLLFQFPDWWYGMPAIMKGWIDRVFAYGFAYDDQHSFENGLLRGKKAMLSLTVGAREDYFRQAPQRDLMRVLEPIHYGIFAYCGLEVLPPFIAYGPGEMSEAERKATLEAFREHLKRLPELEPLRFSST, encoded by the coding sequence ATGAATGTCTTGATCATTTATGCCCACCCCAACCCCAGCTCCTTCAACGCCACCCTGCGGGATCTGGCCGTGCGCACCCTGAGCCAGGCCGGGCACAGCATTCTGCTTTCCGACCTTTACACCATGCGCTTCAACCCGGTGCTGAGCGCCCAGGAGCTGCAGGGCGACCTGCAAGACATCCAGCCCGAGATCGAGAAGGTGCGGCGGGCCGACCTGCTGCTGTTTCAGTTTCCCGACTGGTGGTACGGGATGCCGGCCATCATGAAAGGCTGGATTGACCGGGTATTTGCCTACGGATTTGCCTACGACGACCAGCACAGTTTCGAGAACGGCCTTTTGCGGGGTAAGAAAGCCATGCTCAGCCTGACCGTGGGGGCCCGCGAAGACTACTTCCGCCAGGCCCCCCAGCGCGACCTGATGCGGGTGCTCGAGCCCATCCACTACGGCATTTTTGCCTACTGCGGCCTGGAGGTGCTGCCCCCCTTTATCGCCTACGGGCCGGGCGAGATGAGCGAGGCCGAGCGTAAAGCCACCCTCGAGGCCTTCCGCGAGCACCTCAAAAGGCTCCCCGAGCTCGAGCCCCTGCGCTTCAGCTCGACTTAA
- a CDS encoding acyl-CoA dehydrogenase family protein: MAVLTTDQKMVLDMVRAVSREVLWAMAPEYDRTGQYPWPQLKQLAQLGLLGMTTPEAWGGAGLDSVTWALAMEEIAAADPSVAVILSVTSGLPQYMLNRFGSEAQKKKYLVPLARGEWIGAFSLTEPHAGSDPASLKLSAQKVPGGWELNGLKSWVTSGGQAQVYVVMARSEAGISSFIVEKDTPGLSFGSPEEKMGLHAAHTCELRFEGVFVPEENLLGQEGRGLAQALAGLDSGRIGIAAQAVGMARAAFEIAKQYADERTQFGQKIREFQGVGFKLAEMHTRIAAARALVLEAAAKKDRSEKYTLEASTAKLFASDVAVNVTREAVQVLGGYGYHREYRVERYYRDAKITEIYEGTSEIQKLVITRELYR; encoded by the coding sequence ATGGCCGTTTTGACCACCGACCAGAAAATGGTGCTGGACATGGTGCGAGCTGTCTCCCGCGAGGTGCTGTGGGCGATGGCCCCCGAGTACGACCGCACGGGGCAGTACCCCTGGCCCCAGCTCAAACAGCTCGCCCAGCTCGGGCTCCTGGGCATGACCACCCCCGAGGCCTGGGGCGGGGCCGGGCTCGACTCGGTCACCTGGGCTTTAGCCATGGAGGAGATCGCCGCCGCCGACCCCAGCGTGGCGGTAATTCTTTCGGTCACCTCCGGCCTGCCCCAGTACATGCTGAACCGCTTTGGCAGCGAGGCGCAAAAAAAGAAGTACCTGGTGCCCCTGGCCCGCGGCGAGTGGATTGGGGCCTTCTCCCTCACCGAGCCCCACGCCGGCTCCGACCCGGCCTCCCTCAAGCTCTCGGCGCAGAAAGTGCCCGGCGGCTGGGAGCTAAACGGACTTAAGAGCTGGGTCACCTCCGGCGGACAGGCCCAGGTGTATGTGGTGATGGCCCGCAGCGAGGCCGGCATCAGCAGCTTTATTGTGGAAAAAGACACCCCCGGCCTCAGCTTCGGCAGCCCCGAGGAAAAGATGGGCCTGCACGCCGCGCACACCTGTGAGCTGCGCTTCGAGGGGGTTTTCGTGCCTGAAGAGAACCTTCTGGGCCAGGAGGGGCGCGGGCTGGCCCAGGCCCTGGCCGGACTGGACTCGGGGCGCATCGGCATTGCCGCCCAGGCCGTGGGAATGGCCCGCGCGGCCTTCGAGATTGCCAAGCAGTACGCCGATGAGCGCACCCAGTTCGGTCAGAAGATTCGGGAATTCCAGGGGGTGGGCTTCAAGCTGGCCGAGATGCACACCCGCATAGCCGCCGCCCGGGCCCTGGTGCTGGAAGCCGCCGCTAAAAAAGACCGGAGCGAAAAGTACACCCTCGAGGCCTCCACCGCCAAGCTCTTTGCCTCCGATGTGGCCGTGAACGTAACCCGCGAGGCCGTGCAGGTGCTGGGGGGCTATGGCTACCACCGCGAGTACCGGGTGGAACGCTATTACCGCGATGCCAAGATTACCGAGATTTACGAGGGCACCAGCGAGATACAGAAGCTGGTAATCACTCGCGAGCTTTACCGCTAA
- a CDS encoding YdcF family protein, which yields MAAGLSLLLLPLGLVINPELGLGPLVGLWLGGTLLGGWGPTFRVLLGGGVLCALLVAAVVFTPLTRTLAEGLIVNEAPQKADLIVVLGGGMHCGAGELEASSLARLEKGLELWRAGYAPRITLSDTVGEIFGDARCPSLGRVAAQRVQALYGDEGPEILFLPQMRTTRTEALAVAELVQARGWQRVLLVTTPAHSRRAAGAFRKLGLEVLSVNSSEPRFDRALAAPADRLQALTPLVREYLGLLVYRLRGWL from the coding sequence ATGGCTGCGGGACTGAGCCTGCTGCTCTTACCGCTGGGGCTGGTGATCAACCCCGAGCTGGGCCTGGGGCCGCTGGTGGGGCTGTGGCTGGGCGGAACGCTGCTGGGGGGGTGGGGCCCCACCTTCCGGGTTTTGCTTGGAGGGGGTGTGTTGTGTGCGCTGCTGGTTGCGGCGGTGGTGTTTACCCCGCTCACCCGGACGCTGGCCGAGGGGCTGATTGTGAATGAAGCCCCGCAAAAAGCCGACCTGATTGTGGTGCTGGGGGGCGGGATGCACTGCGGGGCGGGGGAGCTCGAGGCCTCCTCGCTGGCCCGGCTGGAGAAGGGCCTCGAGCTCTGGCGGGCCGGGTATGCCCCCCGCATCACCCTCTCCGACACGGTGGGGGAGATTTTTGGCGACGCCCGCTGCCCTTCGCTGGGCCGGGTGGCCGCCCAGCGCGTGCAGGCCTTGTACGGGGACGAAGGCCCGGAGATCCTTTTTTTGCCCCAGATGCGCACCACCCGCACCGAGGCCCTGGCGGTGGCTGAGCTGGTACAGGCGCGGGGTTGGCAGCGGGTGCTCCTGGTTACCACGCCCGCCCACAGCCGCCGGGCGGCGGGGGCTTTTCGCAAGCTGGGCCTCGAGGTGCTGAGCGTGAACTCGAGCGAGCCCCGCTTCGATCGGGCCCTGGCAGCCCCCGCCGACCGCTTGCAGGCCCTGACCCCGCTTGTCCGGGAGTACCTGGGGCTGCTGGTCTACCGGCTGCGCGGCTGGTTGTAG
- a CDS encoding 2-oxoacid:ferredoxin oxidoreductase subunit beta: MENLNPASPIKLNAVGLSKKDYDGSPSTLCKGCGHNSIASQIVQIAFELNLRPHQIIKLSGIGCSSKSPAYFLGMSHGFNALHGRMPSVATGALLANHTLKAIGVSGDGDTGSIGMGQFKHLMRRNLRMVYIVENNGVYGLTKGQFSATAEEGLELKYAGHNEFPPVDLCMEAIIAGCGFVARSFAGDAKQVRELLKAALSHRGTALLDIISPCVAFNNEDDSPKSYGYGTKHEQPLHELGFIPYAEEIAIEPLEPGEFRTVRLHDGSLISLRNLGHDYDPTNKLAALERLQRAQETGEFITGLIYYNPERPSLAELEGLSTPLAQLSPEQLRPSPAALEQLLQAYR, from the coding sequence ATGGAAAACCTCAACCCAGCCTCCCCCATCAAGCTCAACGCGGTGGGTCTCAGCAAAAAAGACTACGACGGCAGTCCCAGCACCCTGTGCAAAGGCTGTGGGCACAACAGCATTGCCAGCCAGATCGTGCAAATCGCCTTCGAGCTCAACCTACGGCCCCACCAGATCATCAAGCTCTCGGGCATCGGCTGCTCGTCCAAGTCGCCGGCCTATTTTTTGGGCATGTCTCACGGCTTCAACGCCCTGCACGGGCGGATGCCCAGCGTGGCTACAGGGGCCCTGCTAGCCAACCACACCTTGAAAGCCATTGGGGTCTCGGGCGACGGCGACACCGGCAGCATCGGGATGGGGCAGTTCAAGCACCTGATGCGCCGCAACCTGCGGATGGTTTACATCGTGGAGAACAACGGTGTGTACGGCCTCACCAAGGGGCAGTTCTCGGCCACCGCGGAAGAGGGCCTCGAGCTCAAATACGCTGGTCACAACGAGTTTCCCCCGGTCGACCTGTGCATGGAGGCCATCATCGCCGGGTGCGGCTTTGTGGCCCGCAGTTTTGCCGGCGACGCCAAGCAGGTGCGCGAGCTGCTCAAAGCTGCCCTCTCCCACCGGGGCACCGCCCTGCTCGACATCATCAGCCCCTGTGTGGCCTTCAACAACGAGGACGACAGCCCCAAGAGCTACGGCTATGGCACCAAGCACGAGCAGCCCCTGCACGAGCTGGGCTTTATACCCTACGCCGAGGAAATTGCCATCGAGCCTTTAGAGCCCGGCGAGTTCCGCACGGTGCGGCTACACGACGGCTCCCTGATTAGCCTGCGCAACCTGGGCCACGACTACGACCCCACCAACAAGCTAGCAGCCCTGGAGCGCCTCCAGCGGGCCCAGGAGACCGGGGAGTTCATCACCGGCCTGATCTACTACAACCCCGAGCGGCCCAGCCTGGCCGAGCTCGAGGGCCTGAGCACCCCCCTGGCCCAGCTTTCCCCCGAGCAACTGCGCCCCAGCCCGGCCGCTCTGGAGCAGTTGTTGCAGGCCTATCGTTGA